The region TTATATGGCCTTATTGTCGGCATCATTCTCTCTTCTCGTGCTGGTCAGTCTAGAGCAGAGTAGAAGAAGAGCACGTTTCGCAACATTACTGTGAATTATTTGTATTCTTCGTGGATGACCTAGTCTGTCTGCTCAATTacatttcttttgttctttgagTTCCAATATTCTGTACTTGATTGCTTTTGGCTAGAAGATTGGTTCATGTGTGCTGTTCTGCTGTAGATCTCTAAATAAAGATCAGTTAATCTGATGCCCTGATTTTCAAGGACAATGGGCTTTTGTAAACCCAGTATATCATTTTATCTCcacttcaattcaatttttaatttacttCAAGATTTCCCTTCGCTGTTGTATCTTGTTTGCTCTTTCCCCTTCTGCTTCTATTTTAATGTTGCAACTGTTGTCTGTCTTGTTGTATTTGAATGTGCGAGGGCCTTGATTTACATCACAAATTGGGTGTCATTTGTTTGAAGAGTATACTTTGTCGTTCTAGCTTTTGCTTTCCCAGTTAGAGTGTTAGCCCTTTTTTTGAATAATTGTAAGTTCAACAATTAGCACCTTAAAGTTGAACCCATCaagtttaaatcttgaattctcTTAGGTGCTACCAACACGTAATCTTGTCTTCCTTATCTTCTGGTTTTGCCATTACCAAATGTAATCTCTTCGACTACACCTACCTCAAAACACTGACCAACAAAGATCAGTTTACTTAATTTTTTGAGCAATAAATCTCATGATCCTGGTCCCAGCAAAGCAGCTATCTGCGCTAATTGCCTTCTGTAGTTTTCATTATCGTGTTTTTTACATTTGTTTACTGGGCCCTTGGAAAATTGTTAGAattttgttgaagaaattgcacggttttcccttcaaatgagctggtcttcaatttttacccttcaaaatcaaacttatgcctaGCGGCGCGTAAGTTCTTTAAGGGTGCGAGGCAATATTATGacgcgaaaatataaacttacgCCGCACGAAAAAATTGTTTGTTATGAGGGACAAAAGCTAAAAGCATGATCCAAATTTCTTCGCAGCTGAAACGTGTCATcctgattttaatttaatacaGAGTAATATtaatcagaaaaaaaaagtgtaatttTAATCCACATAAACTTCAAAGGATTCAGAATCAGGAAAATTCAGGATCATGATATATTGATATGATGCTTCAACAAcctatctttttcttttgtggcttgttttcattttcacctTCAATTCTACATAAGCTTTTGCTTCTCATGTGTTTCATGCCTGAAAAAGTCAATGTGATCTTTGAAGTTAAGATAGAAAATGGTTTAAATGCTCCagttagaaattatgaaaaatgCTATTGGCCATTGGGATATCTGAACATGGATATTAAACTTATGGCCTACTTTGCCTATTTCTTGTTGGGGATGGGGGAATGAAGACTTTTTAGATGAATACTTTTATGAAAGATAGAAGGAGCAACTCCAAAGAGACATCTAATGACTTGATCGAATTTAAAATAAGTGATTATTAAGTAACAAATAAAATTCATGTTTCACTAGAATTTATAATCTTTTGcgttatatataacttaaatcaatatcagatagaaaaaaaaacaaaagaactcCTTTTCGGAAAATAgatgaaagaaaataagtaagaaatttgaaaaaaaacattttccttcataagGAACACACACccgaagaagaaaaagaaaattccgTTGCCGGGACTTAAACCCGGGTCTCTCGGGTGAGAGCCGAGTATCCTGACCAACTAGACTACAACGGATTTGTTATGTGAATGTTTGTTGTTTATATATCATCGtaatatttttgtttattttgttaatGGGGCCCCCATTGTCATACATATGTTGTCACACGGTCTTCATCTTTCTGCTATTgactttcttctttatttaggatatcatataattaaataaattaaaataacaaaatattctTAGGGTTGAAGTATATTTGAACTTCTAAAAGGAGATTATTGATGAGAAATATATGTACTTCTACAAAAAGACAGAGAGAGGTATCTTTAATACTTCTACATAAAGACAGAGAGAGGTATCTTTTTCACTGAGTGTGAGGCCCTACTTGACAAACAAGAGGGATAAAGACAGGGAAATAATAAAGGCTATGAAGAAATTAAGTTGAGATGGTCCTAGCACCCCTACttgttatactccctccgttcacttctACTTGTTCACAATTCTtaaaatagattttcatttttacttgttgtttttcacatatcaagataaaacaaattcttttttcctgtttaacccttaacattaattactcatttcaaatcatttttcaaaatcaatatcattatatactaggggtgggcataaacaccgaaaatcgaaaaaccggaccgaaccgaattaattcggtttttcggtatttcggttcggttttcggttttttttaataaaaatttcggtgttcggttcggtgttcggttccggTTCACCGGTTTTTCGGTTAAAccgaatttaattttttttttttttttttttttttgaaaatttactacatgaatacaatttttttttgggaaaaaaacataagtagacgataatattataatatttacatactcttagcaactaaatgttattaaacattacatgacaagttaaatgttttatagtaaatcaaattgcTGTATATAAGGAAACCCTTCAGACGTGAATAACTCCAATACCTATTTGTTGTTCATTAGATAAACGCTTTTATACAATTTcatacttcctccttattctgcaagatttttttctgtttttttcttaccttttctacttcctccttattctcaacttctttcattgttccataaaaaataaaatctcggATTTAACATTACGGGATATTGAATACAAGTATACTAATAATTTTagtgttgatttttattatatatagtataataaaaatgttatacatagaataatattcatataatttatttcacctattataataaattagatataactcacataatttgattatacactatataaaattttatatacgtcgtatgattttattatacgttatataatacattatattttgtatatagaagatattatcttgtatgtgtggatgatcactatggttgattctaaagtcatcaaaccttcaaacattTAGTCTAGCGTAAACCTCCGTAACTCGAagcaatcaagaaggaaaaatgaaaataaatggagagatgtgtaattgctaaaaaaaaccgaattaaaaaaccgaaaccgaaccgaaccgaacttcaaaaaaccgaaccgaaccgaactaattcggtgcggtgttcggtgtccactttcaaaaaatcgaaaccgaaaaaccgaaccgaactttgaaaaaatcgaatcgaaaaaccgaacgcccaccccttaatatataccaattaatatgggcattatgataaaatacatacttcatttattatttcttaaacaacgTAAAAAGTtaaaggcaaaatacatcaaaacccctccgaactatacccgaaaagtcgatatcacacttaaactatcctGACGATccattacacacctaatatattatttttttacccctcatataatatgacccggTTTGAGTGTACACACTCTCTCCCCACACGCGCCACGTCGGACATCGCCACGTCAAAAAATcctctaatttttaattttatatttttttcctttcccctcCTCCCCCATCCCCCCTCTCCTCCACAATTCCGCCACCCCCAACCCCACCTCCTTCTCCTCCACCTTCTCGCCAccctccaaaacccttctttttcttcctctcACTGCCACCCTACCCCTCTCTTCTGCCACtttcacccccacccccacttcccaaatcttttttcttcttcatttcaccatcaccaccaccgCCTTCATTGTTGCCCATTTGAAGTATGCTCGATTATCATCACCGGCACATAGTTTTGCGCCAATGTCACATTAACTACAACggccaacaacacaaaaacGAAACCAACAAATATATACTTTGATGCTACACAACCCGATATAATCCTTAGAAATCACtggaaacaaaataataataataaaaaaaaaaaaaaaaggagaaacatCGTTCCCATCTGTTGACCTCCACTCAATTTTAACCACACAATGACAAGAAAATCTTAAAAGAACCTCCTTTTTCAAATAAATCTAGGGGACCAAAAAAGtgccatgatttttcattctcaccgaaaaaagaaaaaaaaaaggaaaacaattaCACAAAGCTCACCTGCTTTTCACAAAACAAAGCACAATACTTCACCAAAAACTATAGCTTCTCTTTTCTGCAAAACAATGAAGCTTCCATTTTAACTTCAAGAACTCGATTTGGTCGATGAAGTTGTTTTATTCTGTTTTACATCATTTCAACTTGTATTATAATATCTAGAAGTTTAGAAACAAAACTacaaaagtaattaaaatatgtCTAAGAAACTGaataaaggagaaaaaaggGAATGAAGctgcaaatctgaaaaattaaagaaaaaagatgaagaagaaaggaaggagaTTGACATAGTGACAGAGAGAGAGAATACAAGGAGATTAAATCTGAAACTGTTAAAAGGAGATTAATACACGcgcttcttttttaattatttttataatttatgccACATAAGCGTgtagaaataataaattcagttttttagATGTTCGTGCGTGTAATGGTCGTCgggatagtttaagtgtgatatcgacttttcgggtatagttcggggggggttttgatgtattttgcttaaaagttaaatatggacaagtaaaagtgaacaccGTATAAGATATttaaagaagagagagaaaatgtcCTTTTGTGTACATTTGTCTTTCACTTATCTTTCGATCTACGAAATTTTTTACCGTTATCTTTCATTTTACCTTAACCGACTTTTACTATGAAaaaattggtttgatttggctGTACGATGGAAGCCATGTAAGTgcatatttgaattttattaaTTGTTTAGGAGTATAATAGACCTTTTTCAATTGTTAGGGACATGCTTCAAATTATTGTAGTTGTggtatatataaataaaaaatgtgatAGTTTACGGGTAAATTTGGATTTCTTAGTGTgcattaggggtgtacatggatcggGTTAGTTCGGGTTTTTTAAagaccaaaccaaatcaattgcatcggatttttaaatctataaaccaaaccaaaccaacaaaagtcgggtttttcaacctcgggttttctcgatTTTTTCGGGTTGCTCggatttttcgggttttttccggtaaagtcttcatacataacatataacttatacttcaaatatttctttagtcctagtaaaaTACGACGATCTAATTAAggtatttattaagaaaataacacaaaacgtgatgagagatgacattgtactaaaatattcaacgaaaaaaattaatgaaattgcataaaataaaattatcataatctaaaagtactaagtcatacTACAATAAATACAACTAATTTATAAGGCATGtaaaaaatgatcataatctaaaagtactaagtcatgctaaaataagtacggctactaagtattaattacatgactaaatattaaagaaaaaaataaaattaagttatgtattttcactttctaaactaatataaaactaaagaatagatatcaaaATTATTGTCATTCTACTGttagatatgaatttcttttgttagcattagtattgatttgatttttgttgagttttatttgagttactaatatcattgggcTATAAAACTTACTAAACCATTCAAAAGTCTaattccaagcttgaaataatatgttaaaagacaaaaaattatgaaaaagttaaagaaacatttataaattacattataaataaatatttttatgtataaaatgtgtttgaaattttataaatgtaatgtcgggttggtttgattcggtttgactttttttagttaaaaccaaaccaaaccaatagtgttcgggtttttttttttaaaccaaaccaagtcaaaccaaaccactaatcgggtttttttctcggtttggttcggattatcggtttgtcggtttgctttgtacacccctagacTGTGCATAGCTCCACTATGACAAATGTCAGAGCCAAGTTGAACTACCGTTAGAGGGAGGTTCAAATATGTAATGAAATTAATGGAGCAAAACTTTCATGGACCGAAAGGTAAACGAAATATAAATTGAATACTTCGAGGGTAATTGTGAatctttttccaaaaatatatgtataccaATTCTTTAATTATCGTTACAAAAAAGTAATAAGTTAAGTGATATTTCATAATCACTAACTTAATAGCGAATCCTTCCCTATTACTCCCGTTTGCTCATTAATTACACTTACTGTTAATTATCTCAATATTAAAGAATGCTCTATATGAAGCTTCTCAGTAAAATTCTAAGTTTGACTAAATCATTTTCAACTTCTGGAAAGTTGTTCTAATTAAATAAACATTCATCAATTTCAGCAGCAAATTCAATTGCTACACATGGTTGATCCATAAATGCGAAAGCACTGAAATACTTGTTAAAATAAGGCCAATTAGTTAGGAGTGAGGAATTAAAAACCAATAAATTGAACTACACTCTGCCAAACCAAATAGCCACCTTCAAACAACCTCTTTTACCTATCATTCAATTATGACATTCTTTAGACCTTTAAATTCCAGATTTTAACCCTAGAATCTTCTTCTTTTATCCTTAAAAGAACAATAGTAGGTTCACTAATTACTCGctctgtcccatattacttatccatttacaaaatcaagatagaattaattaagttttttccTACTTTGTccttaacattaattgtttttaaagtaaccaatattgattagagtgcaattaattggagagagataagggtaatatagtaaaaatacacttttatttatgagttcTTAAAGGGCGCGTAAAGAGGAAAGTAagcaagtaatatgggacggagggagtaacatatactatacacattttgtcaaaagaattttttataTGCTCTCAAACCATCCAAGAATTTAATACGTGCACCCAGGGGCGGATTTAGCCCTTAGTTATGGGTTCATGGGAATCAGTGATTTTTTTCATACCTTGTATTTGTAGTACGAAATACATAAAATGTTTATAAATACTAGTTGATAGTGAGTCCAATCATAATTTTATGTTAACTTGAGTTCATTATAGGAACCCATAAACATCAAAACTTGAATCCCCCATGCGTGCACCCACTACTTATGTGTTGGAGGCACCCCGCGGCTTATATGTTGAATCTGCCTGTGTGTGCAGTTGCATTTCCTACGTTAAAGGCGATAATTTGAATAGCATTGAGATTCAAGATTGAGGGTGAAGTTTCTAGTGTCCAAATTTATGAatcaaagtaaaataaaatccaaaagCTGGGACTAAACTTGTAGTTGCTCAAGCTTCCACTTTTCAGTCCTTATAGAGAAAATTTTGTAGACATACGATTGTCATGAACTAAGTTCGTGGTTCATAATGTTTGCTTTGGATCAATAGATCTCATGGATTTGTCCCTCTGACTATGTTATGATCAAGCCCAAAAGCATGCATACCATTACCATATGAACTTGTGTTATAAGAGTACCTAATAAACTTTTCACTTTTCTCTTTCATTCCAATATGAGATTAGCTTGCTTAAAGTGTCATGTTATGCTCGTTCTTCAGAAATTTGTCAACCTAGAGCTTGTCATGCCTTATATCTGATTGCCCATCTATAATGGGCGTCACAATGACAAAGGTAGACTTGCTAGTCTAGTCTTCTTATATTCCATACCAAAAAGGTAAAAATACCTAATGAATTTCTTTAACTGTCACTTCTTTGATCCAAATCAAACCGtataattttctcaacataacaagaaaattttcatgaaagTAGAAAGAAAGGACATGACCTGAGATTGTCTGTCACAGATTTAATACCTAATCTTAATTTGCCATTAATGGGACTCACAAAAACAGATATTTACAGCAACAAAAAAGATCCTTACACTAGCTAGTACGAGGTACACCAAAAGAGATTTCAAGAACTACAACAAAGCCAATTGTATTGGAGCAAGAAGTACAAGGGCCATAATCATTTTTTTGAGGCTCAAActgaatcaagaaaaaaaaaatgctgatGAACaagttaaaaacaaaaaagattatTGTAGCCTTGTATATAACCATTCGATAAAATTGGAACGATACATAGCAGATTGTCGGAGTTTTCTACCAAAGAGTTCTTGATCTCTTGAAAGAAGTGGAAGGTGGGCTGATTTGTGGGACAGCAAATGAATTGTCATCTCTATACTTTCTGCTGGACTTGATGTTATTAATTTCTCTTGAGTCCTTTAGTCCAATTTGCCCACCAAAGTTCAAAATTTGAGGAGGAGAAAATTTAGTCTGAATTTGTTGCTTTGACTGTGGAGGAGGGGCTTGAGGGACCCAAAGACCAAAATTTTGTGGGGGGAAAGAACTCAATTGATTCTCAAGATCGGTGTCCCAAAATGACAACATATCCTCATCACCTATATTCTGCCAATGACCACAAAAGAACAGATCAGAACAATTGCATTATAGTTTACACTACGTCGAACAAATAATTCAGTAAATAAAATTGTGATCTCTTTGACAGTTTAaatttttagatgagatggCCGCACAACATGACATGGAATCAGAGCAGGCTAGTTCTGGGAGTTTGAGTCTCGTCGTCCCCCATTATTTAAAAGAATTTTCACGTGTTTGCCCCGTGAAAGAGAATCAGACCCCCTCATGCAGGGAATGTTGAAGagataattaagtaaataaaaatgtgcTCTCTAGCTTCTTAAGCTTTTAGAAGAGATGGTGACACATCCCAAAGACAATCTCAATTTATGTTACTTAGATTATTCAAAAATGTTGATGGGTGTGTATCGGATCATTCAGTGGTGTATTTTCTGAAGATCTGACATGGATACGACAACATTTTAGGAGAGTTCGAGAAACATAGCAATCAATTGACAAAATTGTGGAGAAAAGACCAAATCAAGGAGCATGAATACAAACCTTGGAGAAACCATTAGGAATGGAACAATCAAGAAAATCTTCAACATGCCAACCAGGCAACATCTCTAAGTACTCTGATATACTACTTGTTAAGCTATTTCCTCCAACATTCATCACTTGCCCATTATTACATCCACCAACTTTCTCTTTAACAACTTGCACTGGTTCCACAGTTGCTGTTGCTGCTGCCTTGTTGCTAGTGATTGTGGAGGAAACAGAAGGAACTACAAGTTTACTTGTGGGGTTCTgagatttgaaatttgaaacagACGAATCGGCTGAGGAAATTGCTGATGGTGATGGTGAAGGAGAAGAATAGAGAGCAGAGTTTGCTGAGAGTTTAACACCAGTAAGAAGGTATCTGTTGTGTTTCTGAGTGTGTTCATTTGCTTTGTGTATTGGAATATCACACTCTCTACATAGAATAGCCCTGTCTTGTTGACAAAACAAGAAACCCCTCCTTTCCTGTTGCATAAACAGGACaaaacaatatcatcaagaagGTGAAAACAAACAAGAACTCATTCAACAAGTTAAGGTGATTAGTATCTAATCATACACACAAAAAATGTCATGATATGAGGAATTCTTTTGTTTTGGGAAATATTATTTCACCTATATACCAAATTTGTCACGATCTAAAATTGAAGGTGGTGTGATCTGTAGTGGCGGAGCTAGGAATTTATACAagggtattaaaaaaaattctaggaTGTTACAATTGGGATTTGAGTCTATGAACTAAAGCAAACTAGAAATATTCCTCATGCTAAGGGAATTCAACAATTTGCATATAACTAAAAAGAATCATATAACTAAAAAGAATCATTTTACCCTATTTATGCAGTATAATTTTTGACGAAagggattcaattgaaccccttaCTCTCTGCTTAGTTCCACCACTAGTGATCAACATCCAAGCTAGAAAAAACAAGAGTGAGGTCTATAGGGGCATTACCGATAATTTTTAAGGTGCTTTCTCAAGTCTTAACCAAGTTTAAACCAGCCGAACAAACCCTTAATCCTAGTAATTTACCATATTATAATAAAACTCTGCCAATAAACTTTtgtggaaaaaagaagaaggaaaaggaaCTTTGAGATGTAATTCACAAAAGACCATGTCGATACTTGTACtgtcactacaagaaagtatagaaatggtaataaaaaatttaatatttggcaatttagttttattattggcaaaaaaaatttttgttgtcaaagaatttaattttattatcatagtattaattattattgtaaaaaatacttttgaaaaagaaattattgcACGTTATTGCAATAACCTCCATTGGAAAAAATctatccaacaaaaaaaaaatattattgccAAACGTACTTTTtaacaataatcaatttatgacaaaaaattatttttgttgcccaatatatttttttcttgtagtgtgtTATGAAGTAGCAGGTAACGATTAAATAGTTTAGGTGTGCAGAAGCTGACCTGAATACTGTTATtataaagagagaaaaaaaaaaaaaaaaaaaaacaagaaccttAAGATCAAGTTGTTAAATTCTGTTATACCTGACAAATGTCACATAGAGGGACTTGTTTAGGATTAggttgaagaagagagaaaCGTTGATGTTTGCTAGCAAGTTTGTTGACATGATGGACACGATGGTCACAAGATTCACAAAGTGCAGCCTCATCTGCTATACAATAAACCGTGGCTTCATTTTTGTTACATACATCACACTGTATCTtcatttgaaattgaaattatagCCTCTCTTTTTTATGGATCAAGATTTTACAACTATGAAAATGATAGAGGAAAAATAAGTTGCCAGAATTGAATAATGGAAGGTCTAGAAATGAAGGAGAGTTTTAAGAAAGGAAGatggaggagagagagagagaaaagtgatGGAGGATTATTTTATTATAGTACTAGTACTATAACTAGAAGTAATGAATCTTAAAAGATGCTATGCATTTCTATTTTTATCTTGGAATTTCAGATAACAAGGGGAATATTCCAGTTGATATTTGTGGAAAGCTATACATAGTAAGTGGACGTTTGGAcataaaaaatgtgaaattgacaaaaaaaagtaataaagggcagcccggtaaaagttaaaaaattgtatttgaaaatcagagttttgtttggacatgaatACAAGTATACAACTTGGaaaaatgttgatttttttttgtgtgagtGATTTAGAGTGAAAAATGTGAAAACAAGTATTTGAAGTTTTTCGAATTTCATAATATTGAAAAATTGCAACAACTCtattttcaaacatatttcCGTAATAAAATTCTGGAAAAGGTGAAAATTATCCATGGCCAAACAAGCCCTAAATTAGTATAACTATAATCAATCGTCTGAATACATGTTCAAGTTGAAAGTAAAGACTAATACATGACATGCATGTATTGCCTTGATATAAATATCCGGTACGAATAAGTTTTTACCTTATAGAATCCTTAATAGACTTATTTGTTCCAGGGTTTTGGTAAACtaattagtatttttttagATAGAAAAGGGACATTAAAACTGTAAGTTTGTACCTTAAACATACAATGCAGATTACCACTTTCCTTCTCATAATAGCTAAAGCTAAAAAACAGTCTATGAGTAAATGGTGGAAGTTAcacaagaaaattcaaaaaattattaatagaATGACACGATTGGATTTAAACAATTGGAATTCAAACctatgataaaaaataaatcttaATCTCTTTTGTCGTTTCACTAGACGTTTTCATTATGTCATAAGAATTCAGCAATTAATATATAaccaaaaaaatcacttttgcTCTATTTACCCTATATAATTTTCCAACGCCCTTTTCCCCACTTGACTCCGCCACTATCTAAAATAATATTCGAATGCACATAAGATCTCTTTACAGTATAAAATAACTATATATATTCTGACGGAATCCTGAACATGATTACAAGTAATACCTGTATTTACCTCGTTATATCAGATTTATCTAATTAATAGTATAACTTAGTCTTACATTACAAATATGCTATTTCACCCTCTTATTGGACAGATAAACATCTgcaaataattttaaaacaaaatatctCGTACAGGACATTGAAACGAGGATTTATAAGGAAAGTACTTCACTATTATATGGAGTATATTTTATTCTTGTATTATTTCATATTTAATACATCTGTGTAACATGGGTGGGAAGCATGGGATGCTTTTAATAGCTAGCACACTAAGCAAATACATAGTAGTATTATTTAATGGCTCAAGGAGCGAATAGAACAGTGCCAGCTGGCAgaaaaaagtaaacaaattCACAGAGGATTCTGGAGCTGTGTGTGTCAGCGCATGGGCTACCAATAactcttgtttttctttcttttacatttttttttattctaatgCGGCGTTCAATATCCGTATTGAAGCCCGAATATATTTAGATACGTGCCGTGTAAGGTCCATTCAAGAGAATCGCTTTGTATCAAAGGTTTTCCATACTCATGATTTGAACCCGACACATTAGGTTAAGGAATAAGCGGTCTCATCCACTGCATTACATCTTTTAGCGgttctttcttttactttcttttaaTTTGGGGCGAACTCAAAATATAGTTTATGTGAATATCGAgttaaaaaggtaaattctaaaATGTATTGCTAGTTCTATTTATACTTTTTTCAACCATGGAATGAATGGAATTGGTATATACATTGATTAATAAAAGAAtggaaaactaatttttttactATGTCACTTAGTTATAGGATTTTTTGAGCTACAAGTTCTTCATTACT is a window of Lycium ferocissimum isolate CSIRO_LF1 chromosome 12, AGI_CSIRO_Lferr_CH_V1, whole genome shotgun sequence DNA encoding:
- the LOC132040525 gene encoding B-box zinc finger protein 20-like; this translates as MKIQCDVCNKNEATVYCIADEAALCESCDHRVHHVNKLASKHQRFSLLQPNPKQVPLCDICQERRGFLFCQQDRAILCRECDIPIHKANEHTQKHNRYLLTGVKLSANSALYSSPSPSPSAISSADSSVSNFKSQNPTSKLVVPSVSSTITSNKAAATATVEPVQVVKEKVGGCNNGQVMNVGGNSLTSSISEYLEMLPGWHVEDFLDCSIPNGFSKNIGDEDMLSFWDTDLENQLSSFPPQNFGLWVPQAPPPQSKQQIQTKFSPPQILNFGGQIGLKDSREINNIKSSRKYRDDNSFAVPQISPPSTSFKRSRTLW